One genomic region from Camelus bactrianus isolate YW-2024 breed Bactrian camel chromosome 3, ASM4877302v1, whole genome shotgun sequence encodes:
- the MRPS30 gene encoding large ribosomal subunit protein mL65 gives MAAARCRRLLLRGPGLSLHTAAKAAVTAPEVVGSDVAAAPLARYPPILASLTADSKAARQRRVERWQATVHAAESVDQKLRILTKMQFKKYVVYPQTFALNADRWYQSFTKTVFLSGLPPPLTKAQPEPDPDSASSLDLAALRAAACDCLLQEHFFLRRKKRALFYRDREAVSSPFLDQLVASLMGLLSAHNPALAAATLDCKRPVHFYWLRGEEIIPCGHRKGRVDALRYQINDKPHNQIRMSKQLPEFVPLDYSVPIEVAVMNCKPDKLPLFKRQYENAIFIGSKTADPHCYGHTQFHLLPDKLKRERLLKQNCADQIEVVFRANAIASLFAWTGAQAMYQGFWSEADVTRPFVSQGVITDGKYFSFFCYQLNTLALTAQADQNNPRKNICWGTQSKPLYETVEDNDVKGFNDDVLLQIVHFLLNRPKEDKSQLLEN, from the exons ATGGCGGCGGCCAGGTGTAGGAGGCTTTTGCTCCGCGGTCCGGGGCTGTCATTGCACACTGCGGCCAAAGCTGCCGTCACTGCCCCAGAAGTGGTCGGCTCAGATGTCGCAGCGGCCCCCCTCGCGCGCTACCCGCCAATCTTGGCCTCCCTGACTGCCGACAGCAAAGCGGCGCGGCAGCGGCGAGTGGAGCGATGGCAGGCCACGGTGCACGCGGCCGAGTCCGTGGACCAGAAGCTGCGAATCCTCACCAAGATGCAATTCAAGAAGTACGTAGTTTACCCCCAGACCTTCGCCCTGAATGCCGACCGCTGGTACCAGAGCTTCACCAAGACCGTGTTTCTGTCGGGCTTGCCGCCGCCGCTCACCAAGGCCCAGCCAGAGCCCGACCCCGACTCCGCGTCCTCCCTGGACCTCGCGGCCCTGCGCGCCGCCGCCTGCGACTGCCTTCTGCAGGAGCACTTCTTCCTGCGGCGCAAGAAGCGCGCTCTTTTCTACCGGGACCGTGAGGCCGTCTCCTCGCCTTTCCTGGACCAGCTGGTAGCCTCCCTCATGGGCCTGCTCAGCGCGCACAACCCGGCCTTGGCTGCCGCTACCCTCG ATTGTAAACGCCCAGTTCACTTTTACTGGTTGCGTGGCGAAGAAATTATTCCTTGTGGTCATCGAAAAGGTCGAGTTGATGCTTTGCGATACCAAATAAATGATAAACCACACAATCAGATTCGAATGTCCAAACAGCTCCCTgag TTTGTGCCTCTGGATTATTCTGTACCCATAGAAGTCGCTGTTATGAATTGTAAGCCAGACAAACTTCCGTTATTCAAACGGCAATATGAAAATGCTATATTTATTG GCTCAAAGACAGCAGATCCACACTGTTACGGACACACCCAGTTTCATCTGCTACCCGACAAGTTAAAAAGGGAAAGGCTTTTGAAACAAAACTGTGCTGATCAGATAGAAGTTGTTTTTAGAGCTAATGCAATTGCAAGTCTTTTTGCTTGGACTGGAGCACAAGCTATGTATCAAG GATTCTGGAGCGAAGCAGATGTTACTCGACCTTTTGTCTCCCAGGGTGTGATCACAGATGGAAAGTACTTCTCCTTTTTCTGCTACCAGTTAAACACTTTGGCACTGACTGCACAAGCTGATCAAAATAACCCTCGTAAAAATATATGTTGGGGGACACAAAGTAAGCCTCTTTATGAAACAGTCGAAGATAATGATGTGAAAGGGTTTAATGATGATGTTTTACTTCAGATAGTTCACTTTCTACTGAATAGACCAAAAGAAGACAAATCACAGCTGttggaaaactga